CAACGGGAACGGGCAAGTATACGACATTGCAGTTGCTGGTCGATCAGCTTTATAAGAAAAAACTTGTGCCTTATAAACGGGTGGCGACGATTGATTTGCGGAATTATACCGAGGAGGACATTCACAGCAATTTCGTCCTGGATTGTTCGGCGGCCTTTGAATACGGAATTGGGACGGTTTGTTTCATAGGGTTGGAGAAGGCGAATGCTGAGGTTCTTAAGTATGTTTCTAGGCTGGTCCAGCAGGGTTATTTCCGGACATCAAACAGTCTTATGGTGGATGCCTCCAATTATTTTCTTGTATTTTACAGTGATGTCGATTTGAAAGAGGAAGTGCACGGACAGCTTCCTGCTGAAGTAGCGAATAAAATTCCTGCTCCTATTTTAAAAGGAATACAATCCTATGCGATTTCAGCACCGCTGATGCCTGCCGATGTCGAGGCTATTTTAAGAGGGAAGCTTCAGGCAGCTGCCCGCAGGCTCGAAAGCCAGACACAATTGAATGTTTCATTTGAGCCAGGTGTTTTCACTGGTTTGGTTGAACGGATTATGGTGACGAAGAAATATGGTGAAGCGATCGAGAGTCTGGTAGAGAAGGATTTTTATCAGGGGCTGGTCGATTTAAGGTCGAGAGGAACTTTATTGGCCGGGGACTTCGTCCAGATTCAGCTGCAGCAGGATGATTTGCTGGCTGTAAAAGGGCAGCAAAGCTTCTTATTAAAATCAATTCCAATGGTGGAAGAGGAAAAAATAGAAGACCTGCTTGAAGAGCTTAACCGCTTGACTGGTTTGCATAGCGTAAAAAGAGCGATTCATGAACTGCTGGAGACGGTGAAGGCAGAGAAGATGAGGCAGGATGCCGGGTACAAGACGGCTGGTAAAATGGCGATACATATGGTGTTCACCGGGAATCCGGGGACGGGCAAAACAACGGTTGCGCGGCTCGTTTCACGGATTTTAAAAGCGATGGGCTTGCTTTCACAGGGGCAATTGGTAGAGGCATCAAGACAGGACTTGGTAGGAGAATATCTTGGGTCCACGGCACCTAAAACCAATGCGGCTATTGAGCGCTCTCTTGGCGGGGTACTATTCATTGATGAAGCCTATTCCTTGTCGAGAAACAAGCAGGATCCGTTCGGGATGGAAGCAATTGATACATTGGTAAAGGGAATGGAGGACCACCGGGACAATCTGGTGCTGGTGCTGGCAGGGTACACCAATGAGATGGAGGATTTCCTGAGAATGAATCCAGGCCTACAATCGCGGTTTCCCTATATCATCGAGTTCCCGGATTACACTTCCGAAGAGATGTATGAGATTTTGGAAGGAATGGCGAAGGCGAAGGACTTTACGATTGATACTGGCATTAAGGAGCAGCTCCTTGAGTTATTTGATTCCAAGCAGATTTCCGGACGTAATGATGCCGGAAACGGACGTCTTGTCCGCAATATATTGGAGGATGCTATCAGGAAACAGGCAGTGCGCCTGAACCAGGAAACCGGTGCTAAAGATTATAAGCTTTTAACAGCTTTGGATTTCGGTATTGCCGAGCGGCCACAATTCGAACTGGAGCCGGCATTTGAAAACATCATCGGCCTCGATAATGTAAAGGATTTTATCAGAAGCCTTGAAAAACAAATCCGTGCCAATGAAAAGCGGAAAAAAGCTGGAGTCCTGACAGAACAGTCACAAACTTTGAATATCGTCTTTTCCGGGAATCCAGGGACAGGAAAGACAACGATGGCCCGAATGCTTGCCGAGATGCTGAAGTCGATGGGGCTGTTGAAAATAGGCCATTTGATCGAAGTGGACCGGAGCAATCTCGTGGCAGAATATATGGGACAGACAGCGGTTAAAACGACCGAAGTTGTCCAGTCTGCATTAGGCGGAGTGTTATTTATCGATGAAGCTTACAGTCTGGTAGAAGAAGGCGTACAGGGAGGCGGCTTTGGCAAAGAAGCGATTGATACCCTTGTCAGATTGATTGAAAATCATCGGAACGACCTGGTAGTGATTTTGGCTGGGTACACCGATGAAATGGAGAAGTTTTTACGAAGCAATCCGGGGCTAGGTTCTCGTTTTCCATTGAAGATTGAGTTCCCTGATTATACAGCGGAACAGCTTACTAAGATAACGGATATCCAGGCAAAAGCAAAGGGATTCAATCTCGATGGAGATGCTCAGCAGGCGTTGACTCCGTTTTATGAGAAAAAGCAGATTCCTGGGAAAAATGACAGCGGCAATGGGCGTCTGGTGAGAAATACGCTGGAGTCGGCGATTCGGAACCAGGCAGTCAGAATCGTTGAGGCTGAGGTTGTCAGCCCAGAAGAATTGAATCTGTTGACCATTGCTGATTTTGGATTGCTGGAACACCAGCCGAAAGTGAATGCGTTAAAAGAATTGGATGCAGTCATCGGTCTGGATGAGGTTAAAACATTCGTCCGTCAGCTAACCGCGCAGATTGAAGTGGCGAATAAAAGGAAAGCGATGGGACTGCCGGATATGGGTGCGCAATCTCTGCATATGGTTTTCAAAGGCAACCCTGGAACCGGAAAAACAACGATCGCCAGGATTCTTGCCCGCAGGCTGAAGGAGCTGGGGGTGATCAAGCTGGATCACATCGTGGAAACGGACCGTTCCGGACTTGTGGCTGGATATGTTGGCCAAACGGCTCTTAAAACACGTGAAGTTCTCGAAAAGGCGCTGGGCGGAATTTTATTCATCGATGAAGCCTATGCTCTTATGGGTGACGGTCAGGACTTTGGACAGGAAGCGATTGATACAGTAGTTAAGTTCATGGACGATCACCGTGAGAATTTAATTGTGATTTTAGCAGGTTATGAGGAAGATATGGAACAGCTGCTGGATTCGAATGCAGGCTTGCGTTCAAGATTCCCGAATGTGATTACCTTCCCGGATTATTCAGTTGATGAGCTGGTGGAAATCTCGATTCGTATCCTGAAGCCTAAAGGCTATGAGTTGAGTCCTGACGGAGCAGAGGCTCTCAAGGGAATATTTGAACGGGTTGAAGGCGGAGCTTCTTCGGGTAATGGCCGTCTGGCGAGGAATATCTGTGAAGCAGCAATCCGCCAGCACGCGCTGAGGCTGAGCGAAATTGAAGAGCCAACCATAGAGGATTTAACGTTGCTGAAGCGTGAGGACTTTTTACAAGCCGGGGGTGTTGCAAGATGAAAAAGATCATCAAATTTTTATGGGCTCTGTTTTTTTACGTTTTTCTTTTTCCAGTCACGATCCTGGTCATTGTCTTTGGGCCGCTGATGACCTTTACGGATCTTCTTGACGTTTATAAACTGGGGGCGCCAAGACTTGGGATGGGCTTAGGTGTGATTGCTTTTCTGGGATTCATTCTCTTTTTATCGATGAAGTACCATTCTTTAAGTTGGATCTATCGCAAGTTCCCTGTGCTCCTGCCGTTCTTCCAGATGTGTTTCGTCAGTTTTATCGTCATGGATCTTAGCCTGACCTTCGCAAACCTCTGGGCAGACACGATGATCATTGGGAAAACTGTTGCCATCGGCTTATCAGTGCTCACCATTTTGGCCGGAAGAGCCTTTCTATCGTATTGGTATTATAAGTATCCAATCAGCTATAAGATGGTTCGTTAAGGAGGAACAGCGATGTTGAAAAGAACGAAGAAAGACCTTGTGCATGATATCGACCATCAAACAGGGTTCGATGAGGAAGAACAGCAGCCGGAGGTTATCTATCACGAACATAGCCATAGAAAGCCTGTTTTCTTTGGAACTATTTTAGCAGTGGTATTGGCGACAGGCTTAAGCATGTTATTAGGGAGCTACACTTCAGAAGGAAGCGCGGAGGAAGTTGTAGCCAACCGGATCAGCAAGTCTACACTAGCGGGTGAAACGCCTTTTACAGATGAGTCGAATGCGGGAATCACCGCAAAAGACTTCGAGGTCACTGTTGGGGACTCAGGTGGCGACGCGAAAATGCTGATCTGGGATTTTAACAGTGAAGACCACGATGAAGTCCAGATCCTTGTGAATGGGCAGCCGCTAAAAGAAAAGCTCATACTTGCCCACAATCCTGCAGCCATCTCGATTCCCGTTCCAAGCACCGTGACGGTAAAGGGATTGAAGGACAATGGAGGCGGCATATCATACGCTGTCAAATTCCCGAATGATAAAGTGACTTACTATAATGTCGTAAGCGTGAATGCGGGGAATACTTATACTGTTAAACCGTTGTAGATAGCAGGAGGGACGATTCGATGAATCGTCCCTTTCGTATAATCTCAAAGGCATGGGGATGGTTATTTGTGGACACCATCTCTCTGTCCTGTTATTCCTTCTCTTTACTTCCCCACCAACCTTTTTTCCGAAAGTATAAGGCAATGGATAAACCAGTTACAAGCATTAAAACTAGCGCGTAAAGATAGCCGTAATCCCACTTCAACTCTGGAATGATTTCAAAGTTCATCCCGTATAGACCGGCTAAAAAGGTCATTGGCAGGAATATGACACTGACGAGAGTCAATGTTTTCATGATTGTATTGGAGTGATCGGCTTTAAGTGTCATCTGTAGATTAAAAATGCTGTTAAGGCTTTCTTTAAAGGTGTCGAGTGCGTTAATGATTCGGGCATAATTATTGTTAAGATTTCTTATGAAAAATCCAGATTCCTCATTAGTGAAAGGGAATTTTTCTGAACTAATCGTTTCCATTATATCTTCCTGTGCCTCCATGGTCTGCCTTAATTCATGCAGGGTTGCTTTCCACCGATATACACTTCTGGCAATTTTATTTTCAAAAGGATCTTTAAAAACCTTTTTCTCCAAGCTTTGAATTTCATCCGCAATTTGATCGATCATTTCTAAATCCTGAGATATGGTTTGGTCAAGGATATGGAACAGAATCATTCCAATGTGAGACATCTTTTGGGGATTTTCAAGGAATGGCTGCTCTAAGTTATTTACTAAACAAAGGTCCTTTTCAACCTTTGACACTACATAATTATGGCCGATCAAGACTGTAATTTTAACTCGGGTATAATCCTGCTGAATCGCCATTAGAGAAATAATGGCCTCATTCTTAAAAACATCGATCTTTGGAATATCGCTAAATTCCTGTAATTCTTTCAATGCCAAAGGGTGAATGTTCAAGCTTTTGATAAAGTGTTCAAATTGATGGGCATTCGATGGATGAAAATGAATCCATGCAATATCTTCCCTGGAAGCAGGAAGAGAGATGTCATCTTTTTTTGTAACGGACTTATTCTTTGTTGAGTATATGAGCATCTATATTTGTCTCCTAATATGGATTTATCCTTATTTTGTGTTGTTAGAGGAATATTTATTTTTCAAAGATGATGGGATGGGGAAAGTTCTCATGTTTATTTAATAGCGAAAAATTATTAAGCTTCAAAAAAAGTTCATTCTTTTCTCACACTTGCAGAATATGATTAATGATATTTTGAATCATTAATAAAGGAGTTTGAAAAAGTGGAAACAGTAAAAACAAAAGCAAACCCACGATTCCTTAAAACTACAACAAACAAATCGATTGAACGGAGTGTTTAAATGAAAAAATTTCTGGTCCTATTTATTACTCTATTTTTTATGATTACAGGATGCTCCAATTCAGAATCAGGTGTAAACCAAGAGAAAGAACCTGAATTATTGGAAGTTGACCTTATTGCTCCAGAAGATCTTCTTATAGGTAACGAAGTCGTTCTGGCAGCGGAAGTCACACAAGGCGAGGAAAAAGTGGAAGACGCTGATGAAGTCAAATTTGAAGTTCGCAAAGTTGGAGACGAGGATTCGGAAATGATTGATGCAACTCATCAAGGAAAAGGCATTTTTGAAATTAAGAAAACCTTTAAAGAAGATGGGGAGTATATGGTAACGGCTCATGTTACTGCAAGGTCGATGCATAATATGCCAAGTGAAAAAATAACGGTTGGAAATCCTGCTGGAACTGGCAGTGATACAGAACATCAACATAGTGAATCTACAGACTCCCACGAGAATGGGGATACAACAGAGGGTAACCACCATCATGGTAATGTATCAATTGAACTGGATACTAACCAAGACTTTAAAGTGAATCAGAAAGTGAATCTGTCAGCTCAAATTAATAATGAAAATCAGCCTTTGACAGACGCAAGAGTCCGATTCGAGATCTGGTATGGCGAAGATTCCAACCATGAATTTGTCGACGGAACTGAAATGGGAAATGGTGTCTATATTTATGAAAAAGTTTTTCCGAAAACAGGTACTTATCATATAAAGGTTCATGTTGAAAAGGGTGAGATTCACGACCATAAAGAAGAAGCAATTACAGTTAGTTAAGGATATACAACTTTTAAAGAGATAAGTGACTAGAGCGTTGATCCAAGATTAACGCTCCTTTTGTTGCGCTTAATTAACAATCTGGCAAGATCGTTGAAAATGTCTTGTTGGAAAAGAAACACAGTTGGGTAAGGGCTTATTCTTTGTGTCGCTACGGGATATTTAGAGGAATGTTTTGAAGAAATTCAATTTTAAAAAATATTCTTTTTTATAAGTTGTAAAAATGAACAAAGTATAATAAAATAACTTAAAAGTTAATTCATACTAATTTTATAGGAATAATATAAATATTACATGAGGGGATAGAAAGGTGGGTGGAAAAACTTGAGTCAGAATCCAATCATTAAAGTTAATCAAGTAAGTAAAAGCTTTCCTAACAACAATAAGATTACGAAAGTTTTGGACGATATTTCACTTGATATCAATCATGGAGAAACCATTTCTATTCTAGGTGAAAGTGGCTGTGGAAAAAGCACTCTGTTAAACATTATCGGTGGCTTTGAGGAGGCAGATGCAGGGCAAGTCGTATTAGAGGGAAAACCTGTCACCAAGCCAACTCGTAAATGTATCATGCTTTTCCAAAACTATGGTTTGCTCCCATGGAGATCTGCACTAAAAAACGTTGAACTTGGCCTGGAGGGCTTGAACCTTAATGCTAAGGAGCGAAGGGAGCGCGCTTTACATTATTTAGCGCTGGTAGGTCTAGAAGATAAAGGCGAATTGTTCCCCCATGAGGTTTCAGGTGGGATGAAGCAAAGGATTGCGATTGCAAGGGCTCTTGCACTACAGCCTGAGATGATTCTCATGGATGAGCCGTTTGCTGCGCTGGACACATTCAATCGCTATTATCTTCAAGACGAACTCCTTAGAATTCAATCACAGGAAAAAACCACTATTGCCCTTGTTACACATGATATCGACGAAGCCATCTATTTGTCGGATCGGATTTTTATCATGCAAGCCAATCCAGGCACGATTCACAAGGAAGTCAAAATCCAATTGTCAAAACCTCGTGATCGAAGCCACAGTGATTTTCAGCATTACAGGAAAATGATCTTCGAAGAATTCCATTTTAACCGTACGAATCCAACGATTGAGTATCATATCTAAACATTTAAAAGGTGAAGGAGAATTTACATGAAAAAGCCCATTAGAAGATTCATCCTGCTTATGCTGGCAGCTGTCCTTACCCTGTCACTAGCTGCTTGCGGGTCAGGCAGCAGCAAATCAACAGGAGATGGCGAGAAGAAAACGGTTAAGATTGGCTATCTGCCAATTACACATGCTGTACCGCTTTATATTGAAAAAGAAATGCAAGAATATGAGAATTTTAATTTGGAATTGGTGAAATTCGGTTCGTGGCCTGAACTGATGGATGCATTGAATACAGGCAGAATTGATGGAGCTTCTGTTCTGGTTACATTAGCGATGAAGGCAAAGGAACAGGGGATTGATTTAAGTGCCGTCGCATTAGGGCATCGTGATGGAAATGTATTCGTCACCGCTAACGATATTAACAGCGCAGAGGATTTAAAAGGGAAAACATTTGCTATTCCGCATAAGTTTTCGACTCACAACATCTTGTTGTATCAAATGCTAAAGCAAAATGGGCTTAAGTATGAAGATGTAAAGGCAGTTGAAATGCCGCCTGCCGAAATGCCAGCCGCTTTGTCTGAAGGAAGGATTGCCGGTTATGTAGTGGCAGAACCGTTTGGTGCCATTTCAGTTGCGATTGAAAAAGGCAAGGTCCTTTATCAGGATCAGGATGTTTGGAAAGACTCAATAGACTGCACCTTAGTGTTGCGCAATGATTTTATTAAAAAGGATAGTAAGGTTGCACAGGAATTTGTTGACCAGTATGTCAAAGCTGGTGATTTAGCAGAGTTAAAGGATGAGCACACCCATGAGATGTCATCCAAATATATGAAGGTTGAAAAAGATGTGCTTGACCTTTCATTCAAATGGATTTCTTATGATGATTTGAAAATCAAGGAAGCGGAATTTGAGGAACTTAGGAAAAATCTCATGGAAATGGGATTAATGGAGAATCCTCCGACTTACAGTGAATTTGTAGATCATTCTTTAATAGATAAAGCGATGTGAGTAAAATGAAATTCAAGACGGTTCTTAATGCGGCCATAGGTTTTTCTTTATTGATTGCAGTATGGCAATTCATCATAGTGATTGGCGATTACGATGAGGCCCTTTTCCCGCCTCCTCTTAAGGTTTGGGAAGGCATAGTTTCCCTTATTTTGGACGGAACTCTGTTTACACATATTCAGGTTAGTCTATACCGGTTCCTAGCAGGCTATTTATCAGCAGTAATAGCTGCTGTCCTGCTCGGCTTGATTCTTGGGCGCCTTCCTTTACTATGGAATGTTCTTGATCCGGTAGCTCAAGTTTTAAGGCCTGTATCGCCAATTGCATGGTCACCATTTATTGTCCTATGGTTCGGAATAGGGGATATCCCGGCCATCGTCATTATCTTTATTGCAGCATTTTTCCCTGTATTGCTGTCAACGGTTTCGGCGGTACGGAAAGTTGATCAGAATTATTTAAAGGTGGCACAGAACCTAGAAATTAAGGGGTTCAAGCTGTTAACTAAAGTTATTTTTCCAGCTGCCTTCCCATACATTGCAAACGGCCTTCATATCGCCGTAGGAACTGCCTGGGTCTTTCTTGTGGCAGGAGAGATGGTTGGAGCGCAATCAGGATTGGGGTATTTGATTATCGATGCAAGAAACTCCATGAGACTTGATTTTGTCATGGCGGGCATTGTGTTTATAGGAATTTCCGGTTTGCTCCTGGATAAGGCCGTTGGTGTCTTCGAGGCATGGATCAACCGGCAATGGGGGATTGGAAAAAATTAATCAGAAAAGACAGAGGGCATGATCGCTCTCTGTCTTAATGATGTTTTATTTTAGTCCAGTTGTGTCTACTGTTTCAAGTTCGATTGCTTCTAGTTCATCGACATTTCTTTTACAGTGTGGACAATAGTAGGCTAATTCCACTTCATGCTTGCACTCTGTATGAATTAATTTCTTGTAGCATTTATCAAGATTGTTCCTGCCCCACATGATCATGGCATTAAAAACTCCTTCGAGTTCTTTGCCGCTTTCTGTAAGCCTATATTCATACCTTGGGGGATGCTCTGAATATAGTGAAGAGCTTACAAGTCCCGACTGCTCCAAATGTTTTAAGCGGTCTGACAGTATATTGGATGAAATACCATTTAGTTCTTTCTTTATTTCATTAAAAGTGGTTCTTCCTGCTAAGATTTCGTGTAATACCAGTAAGGTCCACCGATCTCCAATGATATTAAGGGTTTGAGCGATATTGCATGGTAAATCATATTTAGATTCTCTCATAGATAAAACCTCCGAAGCTTGGATAAATAAATCATATCATAAAAATTTTCAAACAACTAAGTTGTTTTTTATAACTTAGTGTAATAAAATAATCTATAAGTAATACCAAGTAAACGGATTGGATATATATAATAAGGAGGAATGAAGGAATGGCAACTTTATATTTAGTGGAATCAATTTTTAACAGTGCAGTAAAAGATAAAGAGTCCTTTGAAAAAAAGGCCGGTGAGATCCGTGATGAGTTAGGTAAGCAAAATGCGACATTAATTGAGGTCCAAGTAGCAAAGGATTTATCCCGTGCTTTCTTTATTCTTGAGGCGGAAGAACGAAATGTCATAAATGAAAGTCTAAGGACATTAGGTGTTCCTGTCACTTTAATCAAGCCTGTCCGTCTTGTTGGCAGAGATTTAGAAGAAGTGAAAAAACAGGCTGACAAAGTTAATTACCTTGTTGAATGGAACCTTCCAGAAAATCTGACAATGGATGCCTACCTAGAAAGAAAATCCAAGAATTCCGTTCACTATTCGGAAGTTCCTGAAGTGACATTCTCAAGGACCTATGTATGTGAAGATATGACAAAATGTCTTTGCTTCTATGATTCTCCAGATGAGTCTACAGTCAAGAAGGCTCGCGAAGCTGTTAGTGCGCCAATCGATACGATTACTGAATTGTCATAAGTCCGGAACCTCCTTCGCTGGAGGTTTTCTTCTTAATAAGGGATGAAAAGGGAGAGGGAAGCTTTGAAAGATATGACGAGTTTGGCGGTCTTAATCCAGGAACAGCTTAAGCCATTCGTGCGAAGAATTGACGCTGAAGCCTACTATGCAGAGGGATTTTTAAAAAGCATTGGCAAAGCTGGATTCTTGAATTCCGATACTGGGGTAGACTTTTCAACAGAAGTCCGTGTGGTAGAAGAAGTATCTAAAATCTGCATGACAACCGGTTTTAACCTTTGGTGCCACCTTGCCTCATTAACCTATATCCGAAATAGTGAAAATAGGTATCTAAAGGAAGAAATTTTACCGCAGTTGGAAAATGGCCAGTTTCTGGGCGGGACCGGGCTTTCCAATCCGATGAAGTATTATGCCGGGCTGGAAACTTTGCATTTAAAAGCGACCAGGACGGACAAAGGATATATTGTGAATGGGCAATTGCCTTCTGTTTCAAATCTGGGGAAAGATCACTGGTTCGGCATTATTGCCGAGGTTAGCCCTGATCAAAGAATGATGGCAGTGGTTCCGTGTAATGCACTAGGGCTTACCCTGAAAGCAAAGCTCGAGTATTTAGGCGTAAACGGCAGTGCCACTTATTCATGTGCTTTTGATGAAGTGGCGATTCCTGAGGAATGGGTCGTCTCACATGATGTCGACTCATTCATTGTTAAAATAAGGCCGGCCTTCGTGCTTTATCAAATACCGCTTGGTTTGGGAGTGACGGAGGCATCCATTGGTTCCATCCGTCAGGTTTGCAATAAGCAGGGAGGCTGCAACGATTTCCTTCCTATTCAGCCAGATGAACTAGAGAAAGAATTAGAACAAATCCGTACGGAATTGTATAAACTCGCTGACGGACGAGAGCTCTTGCAACAATGGAAGGCCCTTCTTCAATTACGGCTTCGCACTGCTTATCTTGCTTCAAAAGCTGCTCATGGAAGCATGCTTCATCAAGGAGGAGCAGGTTATCTGAAGTACAGTGCACCATCAAGAAGATTAAGAGAATCATATTTTCTCTTGAATCTGACTCCTACCGTTAAGCATCTTGAAAAAATGCTCCAAATTAAATAGGGACGGTTGAAAGGCGCAGGGGACGAACCCTGTGCTTATTTTTTTGCTAGACAAAAAATCTGAGTCCTTGAATATCTGAAATAGTAATTTTACGAGTAATAAGTATTTTCAATAGAAATAGAGAAGGCTGAGCAATTATAGGTCAACATCTTGCACAAAAAGATTAGGGAGGTGACAGAGATTAACTTGACTAGGTGCTAATTAATGGAAATTTCTGCTTTAAATGCTTTCCGTGTTGTTTTAAAATAAGTGAAAGTTGAAAGAAATGAAGTGATAATATGAAACTTAAAATCCGAGTTCCTTTTTTTATAATGGGACTGATCCTTTTTAGTTACGGTATAGTTGTGGCAATAAAGGTTAAGTACTTAGGGGTCCACCCGTGGGATGTATTGAATATTGCCCTTTATGATAAGTTTGGGATGACAATCGGAACATGGAACGTGATTTTCGGTATCATGTTGGTTCTTGTAACGCTTTTGATTGATCGTACTTATGTTAATATTGGTACTTTTATAAATGCACTGATGGTTGGCACGATGGTTGACTTTTTTCTCTGGCTGGATGTTTTGCCTCAGGCTTCCACGCTCATCTTTGATATTTTGATATTGCTGCTTGGTATTGTGATCATGGGCATTGGAGGAGGAATGTATAATGCTGCTCGAATCGGATCAGGGCCAAGAGACGGATTTATGCTTGCGATTTCAATTAAGCTCGGGTATTCAATCAGCAGAGTACGAATCATTGTTGAGAGTATTGTACTGGTGATTGCCATATTACTGGGCGGACCGGTCTTTATTTTCACCTTTATTTATACATTTATCCAGAGTCCTATTTTCCAGGCTGCCTACAAGGTGTGTACAAGATGGATTGAAAAGTTATCTGGCTCAATAAATAAAAAGGTAATTTCTATGTAATGAAGGGATTGAGGAGACTTAGGGACAGCGTCTCTTAAATCGTAAAAAAACACCTTGTGGGACAGCAGAAGCGTCCCCTTGTTCAATGGTAGGAGGAAGATGAGAATTGGGGGATGATAGTATGATCAAGCTGATAAAATATGAAAATCTCTTGCAGTTTAAAAAAGATGTATCATCCTTTTTGGAGCAGGATGAAGTGGTGAATAATTTGTCTCTGGGAGTGCTGAATTCCGCTGAAAAAACTCCGCTGTTAATGGCAGTCGTGCAAAGGGATGAAGAAATTGTATGGGTGATGATTCAGACTCAGCATGATAAGATCATCTGTTCAAAAGCTGCTTTACTTTCGCCTGACGAACTTCGATTGATTGCTGAACAGATGCATCACGAATTTAAGAGTATACCTGGTCTTGTAGGTGATCGGAAATTGATTGTCGAACTTTCTGGTTATCTTTCTAAGCTAAGAAATGTGACGGCAACCGTGGAAATGAATCAGGGATTATACAAGCTGGAAAAGGTGAAGAAGAGTATTTTATCAAAAGGTAAGCTTCGGGCACTGACAGAACAGGAACAGGGTCTTGCAAAAGAGTGGGTG
The window above is part of the Mesobacillus jeotgali genome. Proteins encoded here:
- a CDS encoding FixH family protein — translated: MKKFLVLFITLFFMITGCSNSESGVNQEKEPELLEVDLIAPEDLLIGNEVVLAAEVTQGEEKVEDADEVKFEVRKVGDEDSEMIDATHQGKGIFEIKKTFKEDGEYMVTAHVTARSMHNMPSEKITVGNPAGTGSDTEHQHSESTDSHENGDTTEGNHHHGNVSIELDTNQDFKVNQKVNLSAQINNENQPLTDARVRFEIWYGEDSNHEFVDGTEMGNGVYIYEKVFPKTGTYHIKVHVEKGEIHDHKEEAITVS
- a CDS encoding AAA family ATPase, which translates into the protein MGFQKWLRILLPELQLVDYVQAKGFRGKKQKLGGQSQTMVHPGALRTESVGGSPQHVPHSVGGVGEVVKDAKYGMKQMGLNRSNEELDTIFAEIKKELNSRILRQGAFIDELLVSYKKAFFKREKGKVQNTILLAGPTGTGKYTTLQLLVDQLYKKKLVPYKRVATIDLRNYTEEDIHSNFVLDCSAAFEYGIGTVCFIGLEKANAEVLKYVSRLVQQGYFRTSNSLMVDASNYFLVFYSDVDLKEEVHGQLPAEVANKIPAPILKGIQSYAISAPLMPADVEAILRGKLQAAARRLESQTQLNVSFEPGVFTGLVERIMVTKKYGEAIESLVEKDFYQGLVDLRSRGTLLAGDFVQIQLQQDDLLAVKGQQSFLLKSIPMVEEEKIEDLLEELNRLTGLHSVKRAIHELLETVKAEKMRQDAGYKTAGKMAIHMVFTGNPGTGKTTVARLVSRILKAMGLLSQGQLVEASRQDLVGEYLGSTAPKTNAAIERSLGGVLFIDEAYSLSRNKQDPFGMEAIDTLVKGMEDHRDNLVLVLAGYTNEMEDFLRMNPGLQSRFPYIIEFPDYTSEEMYEILEGMAKAKDFTIDTGIKEQLLELFDSKQISGRNDAGNGRLVRNILEDAIRKQAVRLNQETGAKDYKLLTALDFGIAERPQFELEPAFENIIGLDNVKDFIRSLEKQIRANEKRKKAGVLTEQSQTLNIVFSGNPGTGKTTMARMLAEMLKSMGLLKIGHLIEVDRSNLVAEYMGQTAVKTTEVVQSALGGVLFIDEAYSLVEEGVQGGGFGKEAIDTLVRLIENHRNDLVVILAGYTDEMEKFLRSNPGLGSRFPLKIEFPDYTAEQLTKITDIQAKAKGFNLDGDAQQALTPFYEKKQIPGKNDSGNGRLVRNTLESAIRNQAVRIVEAEVVSPEELNLLTIADFGLLEHQPKVNALKELDAVIGLDEVKTFVRQLTAQIEVANKRKAMGLPDMGAQSLHMVFKGNPGTGKTTIARILARRLKELGVIKLDHIVETDRSGLVAGYVGQTALKTREVLEKALGGILFIDEAYALMGDGQDFGQEAIDTVVKFMDDHRENLIVILAGYEEDMEQLLDSNAGLRSRFPNVITFPDYSVDELVEISIRILKPKGYELSPDGAEALKGIFERVEGGASSGNGRLARNICEAAIRQHALRLSEIEEPTIEDLTLLKREDFLQAGGVAR
- a CDS encoding ABC transporter ATP-binding protein; amino-acid sequence: MSQNPIIKVNQVSKSFPNNNKITKVLDDISLDINHGETISILGESGCGKSTLLNIIGGFEEADAGQVVLEGKPVTKPTRKCIMLFQNYGLLPWRSALKNVELGLEGLNLNAKERRERALHYLALVGLEDKGELFPHEVSGGMKQRIAIARALALQPEMILMDEPFAALDTFNRYYLQDELLRIQSQEKTTIALVTHDIDEAIYLSDRIFIMQANPGTIHKEVKIQLSKPRDRSHSDFQHYRKMIFEEFHFNRTNPTIEYHI
- a CDS encoding ABC transporter substrate-binding protein encodes the protein MKKPIRRFILLMLAAVLTLSLAACGSGSSKSTGDGEKKTVKIGYLPITHAVPLYIEKEMQEYENFNLELVKFGSWPELMDALNTGRIDGASVLVTLAMKAKEQGIDLSAVALGHRDGNVFVTANDINSAEDLKGKTFAIPHKFSTHNILLYQMLKQNGLKYEDVKAVEMPPAEMPAALSEGRIAGYVVAEPFGAISVAIEKGKVLYQDQDVWKDSIDCTLVLRNDFIKKDSKVAQEFVDQYVKAGDLAELKDEHTHEMSSKYMKVEKDVLDLSFKWISYDDLKIKEAEFEELRKNLMEMGLMENPPTYSEFVDHSLIDKAM
- a CDS encoding ABC transporter permease — protein: MKFKTVLNAAIGFSLLIAVWQFIIVIGDYDEALFPPPLKVWEGIVSLILDGTLFTHIQVSLYRFLAGYLSAVIAAVLLGLILGRLPLLWNVLDPVAQVLRPVSPIAWSPFIVLWFGIGDIPAIVIIFIAAFFPVLLSTVSAVRKVDQNYLKVAQNLEIKGFKLLTKVIFPAAFPYIANGLHIAVGTAWVFLVAGEMVGAQSGLGYLIIDARNSMRLDFVMAGIVFIGISGLLLDKAVGVFEAWINRQWGIGKN
- a CDS encoding magnesium transporter CorA family protein, whose product is MLIYSTKNKSVTKKDDISLPASREDIAWIHFHPSNAHQFEHFIKSLNIHPLALKELQEFSDIPKIDVFKNEAIISLMAIQQDYTRVKITVLIGHNYVVSKVEKDLCLVNNLEQPFLENPQKMSHIGMILFHILDQTISQDLEMIDQIADEIQSLEKKVFKDPFENKIARSVYRWKATLHELRQTMEAQEDIMETISSEKFPFTNEESGFFIRNLNNNYARIINALDTFKESLNSIFNLQMTLKADHSNTIMKTLTLVSVIFLPMTFLAGLYGMNFEIIPELKWDYGYLYALVLMLVTGLSIALYFRKKGWWGSKEKE